Proteins encoded by one window of Paraburkholderia terrae:
- a CDS encoding ester cyclase, which produces MSFRPASPLRRALSVALAVASIVAAPAFAAVSTDSLVQPHQLTVDHSLSKAQRDAQILAARRYDTFWSTGDETLARAALAPGFTDRTLPPGRAQGIEGPLTASKFVRAAVPDLSADIEQMVVSGDRVVVHLRFHGHFTGEFKGVKGQGQNVDFIATDIYRVANGQIAENWHLEDNLTFLQQLGVVAK; this is translated from the coding sequence ATGTCGTTTCGTCCTGCTTCCCCGTTGCGCCGCGCGCTGTCCGTCGCGCTGGCTGTTGCGTCGATTGTGGCTGCGCCGGCTTTTGCCGCTGTCAGCACTGATTCGCTCGTTCAGCCACATCAGTTGACCGTGGATCACAGCCTGTCCAAAGCGCAACGCGACGCGCAGATTCTCGCCGCGCGCCGCTACGACACGTTCTGGAGCACGGGCGACGAAACGCTCGCCCGCGCCGCGCTCGCGCCGGGCTTCACCGATCGCACGTTGCCGCCGGGCCGCGCGCAGGGAATCGAAGGGCCGCTTACCGCGTCGAAGTTCGTGCGGGCCGCCGTGCCCGATCTGTCTGCGGATATCGAGCAGATGGTGGTCAGCGGCGATCGCGTCGTCGTGCATCTGCGCTTTCACGGCCACTTCACGGGCGAATTCAAGGGCGTGAAGGGGCAGGGCCAGAATGTCGATTTCATCGCCACGGATATTTACCGCGTCGCAAATGGCCAGATTGCCGAAAACTGGCATCTCGAAGACAACCTGACGTTTTTGCAGCAGCTTGGCGTCGTCGC